The Acidimicrobiia bacterium genomic interval CCTCGCCGTCGTCAACTTCGTCCTCCGTGCGATCACGGGCGCGGCGATCGGCGGGATCCTCGACTTCGTCGTCGACGCCGCGTACGTCATCTACTTCGTGCAGACCGCGAGCGGCCAGACGATCGGCATGCGCGTCATGAGCATCCGCGCGATCGACGCCACGACCGGCGGACGGGTCGACGCGGGCAAGTCCGTCGTGCGCTACGTCGTCGGCATCGTGTCGGGGCTCGCGTGCCTCGTCGGCTACCTCTGGATGCTGTGGGACCCGGAGAAGCAGACGTGGCACGACAAGGCGTCGGGGACCTACGTCGTCCCGACCGAGTACTACCCCGTCGAGCGCTGG includes:
- a CDS encoding RDD family protein encodes the protein MPGQWQGPPPGATGPSGPRAGFGTRFAGALIDGIILAVVNFVLRAITGAAIGGILDFVVDAAYVIYFVQTASGQTIGMRVMSIRAIDATTGGRVDAGKSVVRYVVGIVSGLACLVGYLWMLWDPEKQTWHDKASGTYVVPTEYYPVERWPG